One window from the genome of Vanessa tameamea isolate UH-Manoa-2023 chromosome 13, ilVanTame1 primary haplotype, whole genome shotgun sequence encodes:
- the LOC113403399 gene encoding cytoplasmic phosphatidylinositol transfer protein 1 — MVLTKEYRICMPMTVEEYRIGQLYMIARHSFEQSSNGEGVEVVANEQINDETNGVGQFTEKRIHLSSHLPYWIQSLIPKIFYVTEKAWNFYPFTITEYTCSFIPKFSISIQTRYEDNNGSTYNCLGLTSDELEVREVDFLDIAFDEIKPHHYKESEDPKLFKSEKSGRGPLVEGWRDELKPIMCCYKVVHAKFEVWGLQTKVEDYVQAAIREILLLGHRQAFTWMDEWFNMTIEDVRSYEKEMQTKTNMKVKTALDDAESNQEGQDSKKSSQPPTPKTPKSPLGTPSSESKSWFSWS; from the exons atggtccTTACAAAAGAATATAGAATTTGCATGCCTATGACCGTGGAggag TATCGTATCGGCCAATTGTATATGATCGCGAGACATAGCTTCGAGCAATCAAGCAATGGAGAAGGTGTTGAGGTAGTAGCAAATGAACAAATAAATGATGAGACAAATGGAGTTGGCCAGTTCACTGAAAAAAGGATTCATTTGTCCAG tcaCTTACCCTATTGGATCCAAAGTCTAATACCAAAGATTTTTTATGTCACTGAAAAAGCATGGAATTTTTACCCATTTACAATTActg AATACAca tgTTCTTTCATTCCAAAATTCTCAATATCAATTCAAACAAGATATGAAGACAACAATGGCTCCACCTACAAT TGTCTGGGCTTAACATCTGATGAATTAGAAGTGAGAGAAGTTGATTTCTTGGACATAGCTTTTGATGAGATTAAACCACATCACTACAAAGAGTCTGAAGACCCTAAACTGTTTAAGTCTGAAAAGTCTGGTCGTGGCCCGCTCGTTGAAGGATGGCGAGATGAACTTAAACCAATCATGTGCTGTTACAAAGTAGTCCATGCCAAGTTTGAAGTCTGGGGGTTGCAAACCAAAGTGGAAGACTATGTTCAAGCA gcTATTAGAGAAATCCTTCTTCTTGGACACCGCCAAGCTTTTACATGGATGGATGAATGGTTCAACATGACTATAGAAGATGTCAGGAGTTATGAAAAGGAAATGCAAACGAAAACGAACATGAAG GTCAAAACAGCGCTAGATGATGCAGAGAGCAATCAAGAGGGGCAAGACAGTAAGAAATCATCACAGCCGCCAACTCCAAAGACACCAAAAAGTCCCCTAGGGACACCCTCATCGGAATCCAAGTCCTGGTTTTCTTGGTCATAA
- the LOC113403396 gene encoding trafficking protein particle complex subunit 13, which translates to MDTKEIIDHLVALKVMRLTKPALISPKIVTCDFKDLPGNILNNFLKDDATSVVQMETLTAGQFLLLPQSFGNIYLGETFSCYVCVHNETSQPVQSVSIKADLQTSSQRIPLTTQQNQSPIMLDVDETLSDVIHHEVKDLGTHILVCEVTYMSNYNTLSSFRKFFKFEVMKPLDVKTKFYNAESDDVFVEAQVQNITSGPIILEQVSLESSQQFIVKSLNEDNNGLSVFGDVTLLQPQESCQYLYCLTPKENITKDIKLIAAAKNIGKLDIVWRSNLGEKGRLQTSQLQRMTPDYGDIRVTYENLPSKIPVDEPFNFKCKIVNASDRTLDLIIKLRSLQDSSLLWCGISNRKLGPLEPGNVAFVNLTAMPITSGLHNITGVSLVDLFLKRTYDYDDLASVYVY; encoded by the coding sequence atggATACTAAAGAAATTATTGACCACTTGGTTGCTTTGAAAGTAATGCGGCTTACTAAACCAGCTTTGATTAGCCCAAAGATTGTCACTTGTGACTTTAAAGATTTACCgggtaacattttaaataactttttaaaggATGATGCCACATCCGTGGTTCAGATGGAAACTCTAACTGCTGGACAGTTCCTTTTATTGCCACAAAGTTTTGGCAATATTTACCTGGGTGAGACATTTTCTTGTTATGTTTGTGTACATAATGAAACAAGTCAACCAGTACAAAGTGTATCTATTAAGGCTGACCTCCAGACAAGTTCACAAAGAATTCCATTAACGACACAACAAAATCAGTCACCGATAATGTTAGACGTCGATGAAACTCTCAGTGATGTAATACATCATGAAGTTAAAGATTTGGGAACCCATATTTTAGTATGTGAAGTCACTTATATGtccaattataatacattatctTCATTCAGAAAGTTTTTCAAATTTGAAGTTATGAAACCTTTGGATGTTAAGACTAAGTTTTATAATGCTGAGTCTGATGATGTATTTGTTGAAGCACAGGTGCAAAACATTACCTCGGGCCCAATAATACTTGAACAAGTGTCATTGGAAAGTTCTCAACAGTTTATAGTTAAATCATTAAATGAGGATAATAATGGTTTGTCAGTATTTGGAGATGTCACATTGTTACAGCCCCAAGAGAGCTGCCAGTATTTATATTGTCTTACtccaaaagaaaatataacaaaagatataaaattaattgcggCGGCTAAGAATATTGGAAAACTTGATATTGTATGGAGATCTAACTTAGGTGAAAAGGGGAGATTGCAAACAAGCCAACTTCAACGTATGACTCCTGATTATGGAGATATCCGAGTAACATATGAAAATTTACCAAGTAAAATACCAGTTGATGAGCCTTTTAACTTTAAATGCAAAATAGTAAATGCCAGTGATAGAACTCTagatttaataatcaaacttcGATCACTTCAAGATTCTAGTCTACTATGGTGTGGTATTTCAAATAGGAAATTAGGCCCATTGGAGCCTGGAAATGTAGCTTTTGTAAATTTAACTGCAATGCCTATAACTTCAGGCTTACATAATATAACAGGTGTGTCATTAGTTGACTTATTCCTTAAGAGGAcatatgattatgatgatttagCCTCTGTATATGTTTACTGA
- the LOC113403403 gene encoding derlin-2 gives MAYQTLLQEYMLVPPVTRVYTTACVITTLAVQLDLVSPFNLYFNPIVILKNYQLWRLITTFLFFGNLGFNFFFNMIFTYRYCRMLEEGSFRGRTADFVVMFIFGGVLMILCAFFVNLLFLGQAFTIMIVYIWSRRNIYVRMNFFGLMNFQAPYLPWVLLGFSVLLGNAISVDLVGMAIGHIYFFIEDVLPRQRGGQKILITPMFLKKLFDPAPEEADYVTLPDFANVRPGGFNWQNENREVPENDEGNR, from the exons ATGGCATATCAAACACTTTTACAAGAATATATGCTTGTGCCACCTGTAACAAGAGTTTACACTACTGCTTGTGTGATTACTACTTTGGCTGTG caaTTGGATCTTGTATCACCATTTAACCTATATTTCAATCCAATAGTTATTCTCAAGAATTACCAATTATGGAGACTAATTACAACATTCCTATTCTTTGGGAACTTAGGattcaacttttttttcaatatgattTTTACATATAGATATTGTAGGATGTTGGAGGAGGGCTCATTTAGAGGAAGGACTGCTGATTTTGTTGTTATGTTCATTTTTGGTGGAGTTTTAATGATT CTATGTGCattctttgttaatttattatttttaggacAAGCTTTTACTATCATGATCGTATACATATGGTCAAGgcgtaatatatatgtaaggaTGAACTTTTTTGGGTTAATGAACTTCCag gcACCATACTTGCCCTGGGTATTACTTGGTTTTTCGGTTTTATTAGGAAATGCAATATCTGTGGATTTAGTTGGAATGGCCATCGGtcacatttatttctttatagaaGATGTTCTTCCACGTCAAAGAGGCggccaaaaaatattaataacacctatgttttt aaaaaaactgtTTGATCCAGCTCCTGAAGAGGCAGATTATGTGACATTACCAGATTTTGCTAATGTTCGACCTGGAGGATTTAACTGGCAAAATGAGAACCGTGAAGTACCAGAAAATGATGAAggaaatagataa
- the LOC113403398 gene encoding protein phosphatase PTC7 homolog codes for MMQSVYWTGRVLSRAIRNGLTSFSSAAELNVSKKKHPYLVSVVCGFPKDIANGRSHKGQFGDDAWFSTNFNNADVIGVADGVGGWRAYGIDPGEFSSYLMRTCERLVRMGHFKMSEPGDLLAKSYYELLEHKKPILGSSTACVMILDRSESIMRAANIGDSGFMVVRGGRVVHRSHEQQHYFNTPYQLSLPPPGHDRNVLSDRPESAETAEFKVECGDVILVATDGVFDNVPEPVLVAEMRRAQALEGDAQRLQAVANSIAWMARNLSFDGCYMSPFAKSARQNGIDAIGGKPDDITVLLAIVAL; via the exons ATGATGCAGTCTGTATACTGGACAGGCAGAGTGCTATCACGTGCTATTAGAAATGGACTCACAAGTTTCTCGAGTGCTGCTGAATTAAACGTTTCTAAAAAGAAACATCCGTATTTAGTATCCGTAGTTTGTGGATTTCCTAAAGACATAGCTAATGGAAGATCCCATAAGGGTCAATTCGGAGACGACGCATGGTTTTCCACAAATTTCAACAATGCAGATGTCATTG gtgTTGCTGATGGAGTGGGAGGCTGGCGTGCATATGGAATTGATCCTGGAGAGTTCTCATCATATCTTATGAGGACATGTGAGAGACTGGTCAGAATGGGCCACTTTAAAATGTCGGAGCCAGGGGACTTGCTGGCCAAGTCTTATTATGAACTTTTAGAACATAAAAAACCCatattag gtAGCAGCACAGCATGCGTAATGATCCTAGACCGCAGTGAGAGTATAATGCGGGCGGCCAACATCGGCGACAGTGGTTTTATGGTTGTTCGTGGTGGGCGTGTTGTGCACCGCTCTCATGAACAACAGCACTACTTCAATACACCTTATCAATTAAGTCTGCCACCCCCTGGACATGATCGGAATGTTCTCAGTGATAG GCCAGAGTCGGCGGAAACGGCCGAGTTCAAGGTGGAATGCGGTGACGTGATCCTCGTGGCGACGGACGGCGTGTTCGACAACGTGCCCGAGCCGGTGCTGGTGGCGGAGATGCGCCGCGCGCAGGCGCTGGAGGGTGACGCGCAGCGCCTGCAGGCCGTCGCCAACTCCATCGCATGGATGGCGCGTAACCTCTCCTTCGACGGGTGCTACATGTCGCCCTTCGCGAAGAGCGCGCGTCAGAATGGCATCGATGCTATAG GTGGAAAACCCGATGACATAACGGTGCTACTGGCTATCGTAGCACTATGA